The Podospora pseudopauciseta strain CBS 411.78 chromosome 2 map unlocalized CBS411.78m_2, whole genome shotgun sequence genome has a window encoding:
- the STS1 gene encoding Tethering factor for nuclear proteasome sts1 (EggNog:ENOG503NW4S; COG:U): protein MNAVLSPQPPIFPHQHETTRISPSRSMSPYNNMASRKRKADDDNDDMSVSPLSSPALPSRPIVRPSKKIRQANDDVAARPLSLPRLLETLTNDQLRTVLQTICERHPDIGHEVVTSAPRPTVACALDILAGYQEKLHDATPLGHTNSDYAYFRVKQQLGALLDAISDFTSQFLPPLEQQTNISLQFLDGVTKIIHELPDWENQSHRHHKDAAYDEISAAWALVITEASKRGGGFIVHTGGWDQRLVKHNQQSGGKMGQAINALAVEVGWQGQNPITDTPAPSGRDPNSILNQLINGAYGSPVRVGPW from the exons ATGAACGCTGTGTTGTCACCGCAACCACCGATTTTCCCTCATCAGCACGAAACCACCCGGATCTCGCCCTCTCGATCCA TGTCACCATATAACAACATGGCATCCAGAAAGAGGAAGGCCGACGACGATAACGACGACATGTCGGTCTCGCCCCTGAGCTCGCCAGCCCTTCCATCCAGACCGATTGTCAGGCCGTCAAAAAAGATCCGACAAGCCAACGACGACGTAGCTGCCCGCCCGCTGTCACTTCCCCGTCTTCTCGAAACTCTCACCAACGACCAGCTCCGAACAGTCCTCCAAACCATCTGCGAACGACACCCCGATATTGGGCACGAGGTGGTCACTAGCGCGCCACGACCGACCGTCGCCTGTGCGCTCGATATCTTGGCCGGGTACCAGGAGAAGCTACACGATGCAACTCCACTTGGCCATACAAACTCCGACTATGCCTATTTCCGAGTGAAGCAACAGCTGGGCGCCCTCCTCGATGCCATTTCCGATTTCACGTCACAATTCCTCCCGCCGTTGGAGCAGCAGACAAACATATCATTGCAGTTTTTGGACGGTGTCACCAAAATCATTCACGAACTCCCCGACTGGGAAAACCAATCACATCGCCACCACAAGGATGCTGCGTACGATGAGATTTCGGCGGCATGGGCACTTGTCATCACGGAAGCTTCAAAAAGGGGCGGAGGTTTTATCGTTCATACCGGAGGCTGGGACCAGAGGCTAGTAAAGCACAATCAACAGTCAGGAGGCAAAATGGGACAGGCCATCAACGCCTTGGCGGTGGAAGTCGGATGGCAAGGACAGAACCCGATTACCGACACACCGGCTCCGTCAGGGAGGGACCCTAATTCGATCTTGAACCAGCTTATTAACGGTGCATACGGTTCACCCGTCCGTGTTGGACCTTGGTAA
- a CDS encoding uncharacterized protein (COG:S; EggNog:ENOG503NTYG): MSAATMAPNTAAAPQVTPATLVTLKVSYHGSTRRFKLPLREMVPAFLENRIRGVLNIRPDADVVFERYSDSATSYVVLDKANTSVYKQLYRAAKAKQKLRLRVTVKETPAQASLDSLIQAAEPAETPVEKITEEPVEKPTLPIPKELIEARIAEAKAAVAVREGPKPASVADEVEEEAVSSPAENSEEIEQPTPVEPVQPLKIPDAVLADYEMAILKLEQQSQARFAAEMNLVPPAIRSNYAVCCNSCDKNVPDMHYHCSKCDGGDFDLCPGCVDQGVACYGADHWLIKRFIKNGVIISSTTETLPPKQVKQAAPPSPPFPPSPAAEKPSTPSASERIIPIFNGLAYSSMRTCNCCVRELPEVDFVHCSTCEDYDLCRSCFAKNTHGHHPKHTFVAAVEGTRLEPDVARRLGAGRGQKHNAICDGCDTNIRGIRHKCLNCPDWDYCSECMANASFIHPGHRFVPIYEPLEYAGISDLFARPTHQGICCDGPLCSVNRNNYTYITGDRYKCAVCNDTDFCEACEASPANTHNKTHPLIKFKTPVRHVSVTTTGENENGRAIPTMGDRRPRVTTSRATETVNAPVLSSSNVQTVIDVKPVEHDINKEVEKKPAEKVEIKTETTEVRPVEQVAPAAPAELVAVFVKDTVADGTVMEPNHVFEQTWILRNEGKTAWPAGCSVMFVGGDYMGHVDSTHPAATQDLRASNVSTVCYSPILPGEEFPFTVLLRTPLRTGRIVSNWRLTTPDGLKFGHRLWCDVKVEHPKSVAPVVSEQVKEEREVVAKPEPALAPKEEVQLHQSQMIFPKLEKESPVSSLHEDDKSESAVTYEQYEDCEDDDWDAAESEEGFMTDEEYDILDASDEEYSEAHSRK; this comes from the exons ATGTCCGCCGCCACTATGGCCCCTAACACGGCGGCAGCTCCTCAGGTCACGCCAGCTACTCTTGTCACCCTCAAAGTCAGCTATCATGGCTCAACCCGCCGATTCAAGCTCCCTCTGCGGGAAATGGTTCCTGCGTTTCTGGAAAACAGG ATCCGAGGAGTTCTGAACATTCGCCCCGATGCCGATGTTGTGTTTGAGAGATACTCCGACTCTGCCACCTCTTACGTAGTGCTCGACAAGGCCAACACCTCAGTATACAAGCAGCTCTACCGTGCTGCTAAAGCTAAGCAGAAGCTCAGGCTTCGTGTGACAGTGAAGGAGACGCCAGCACAAGCATCCCTCGATTCGCTCATTCAAGCTGCCGAGCCCGCTGAAACCCCCGTGGAGAAGATTACCGAAGAGCCTGTCGAAAAGCCAACTCTGCCGATTCCGAAAGAGTTGATTGAGGCCAGAATTGCCGAAGCCAAGGCTGCCGTGGCCGTCAGGGAAGGACCTAAGCCTGCTTCGGTGGccgatgaggttgaggaagaagcagTCTCGAGCCCTGCCGAAAATTCCGAGGAGATCGAGCAACCTACACCCGTCGAGCCAGTCCAACCTCTGAAGATCCCAGACGCCGTCCTCGCTGATTACGAAATGGCCATTTTGAAGTTGGAGCAACAGAGTCAGGCACGTTTCGCTGCCGAGATGAACCTCGTGCCCCCTGCTATCAGGTCAAACTATGCTGTCTGCTGTAACAGCTGCGACAAGAATGTTCCTGACATGCATTATCACTGCTCAAAGTGCGACGGCGGCGATTTCGATCTCTGCCCAGGGTGTGTGGATCAAGGTGTCGCTTGCTATGGCGCTGACCACTGGTTGATCAAGCGGTTCATCAAGAACGGCGTTAtcatcagcagcaccaccgagACGCTGCCTCCCAAGCAGGTCAAGCAAgcagctcctccctcccctccatttCCCCCAAGCCCTGCGGCCGAGAagccatccaccccctcagcTTCAGAGCGCATCATTCCCATTTTCAACGGCCTCGCCTACTCCAGCATGCGCACTTGCAACTGCTGCGTCCGGGAGCTCCCCGAGGTGGACTTTGTCCACTGCTCGACCTGCGAGGATTATGACCTTTGCCGAAGTTGTTTCGCCAAGAACACCCATGGTCACCACCCCAAGCACACCTTCGTTGCCGCTGTTGAGGGCACACGCTTGGAGCCTGATGTGGCTCGCCGTCTTGGTGCTGGCCGTGGCCAAAAGCACAATGCCATTTGCGACGGTTGCGATACTAACATTCGCGGCATCCGTCACAAGTGCCTGAACTGTCCTGACTGGGATTATTGCAGCGAGTGTATGGCGAACGCCTCTTTTATTCACCCCGGTCATCGGTTCGTGCCCATCTACGAGCCACTCGAGTACGCCGGTATTTCCGACTTGTTCGCCCGCCCTACTCACCAGGGTATCTGCTGCGACGGCCCCCTCTGCTCAGTTAACCGCAACAATTACACCTACATCACGGGAGACCGTTACAAGTGCGCTGTTTGCAATGATACCGACTTTTGCGAGGCTTGCGAAGCCAGCCCTGCCAACACCCACAACAAAACTCATCCTCTCATCAAGTTCAAGACGCCCGTTAGACACGTCAgcgtcaccaccacaggaGAAAATGAGAACGGCCGTGCCATCCCTACCATGGGAGATCGCCGTCCTCGTGTGACCACTTCTCGAGCCACCGAGACTGTCAACGCACCTGTGCTGTCGTCTTCCAACGTGCAGACTGTCATTGACGTGAAGCCCGTGGAGCACGATATCAacaaggaggtggagaagaagcctgCTGAGAAGGTCGAGATCAAGACTGAAACGACCGAGGTGAGGCCTGTGGAGCAGGTTGCTCCTGCCGCTCCAGCTGAGCTCGTCGCCGTGTTCGTCAAGGACACCGTTGCTGATGGCACCGTCATGGAGCCCAACCACGTCTTTGAGCAGACCTGGATTCTTCGCAACGAGGGCAAGACAGCGTGGCCCGCTGGCTGCTCTGTCATGTTTGTTGGCGGCGACTATATGGGTCATGTTGACTCGACTCACCCGGCAGCTACCCAGGACCTCCGTGCGTCCAACGTCTCGACTGTCTGCTATTCCCCCATCCTTCCAGGAGAGGAATTCCCCTTCACCGTCTTGCTCAGAACTCCTCTGCGCACCGGTAGAATTGTTTCCAACTGGCGTTTGACCACTCCCGATGGTCTCAAGTTCGGCCATCGCCTATGGTGCGACGTCAAGGTCGAGCACCCCAAGTCGGTCGCTCCTGTTGTTTCCGAGCAAGTGAAGGAGGAGCGCGAGGTCGTCGCCAAGCCCGAGCCTGCGCTTGCACCCAAGGAAGAGGTTCAGCTTCACCAGAGCCAGATGATCTTCCCCAAGCTTGAGAAGGAATCGCCCGTCTCCAGCTTGCACGAGGATGACAAGTCTGAGTCGGCGGTTACGTACGAGCAGTACGAAGACTgcgaggatgatgactggGATGCTGCCGAGTCGGAGGAGGGATTCATGACCGACGAAGAATACGACATCCTCGATGCTTCCGACGAGGAATACTCCGAGGCTCATTCTCGCAAATAA
- the NOP13 gene encoding Nucleolar protein 13 (COG:A; EggNog:ENOG503P0BK; BUSCO:EOG092645U1): MASDSSSPPSSPEVKKDKTSKKRKTDLTEIEVDVNLPEPPSKKAKRLLKKGKSLPAKPKSVDEGSNSDSDTPKTDKTKKEKKERSPYGIWIGNLRFTVTKPELKQWFVDNSGGTITLDDITRVHLPTAKPTSAPGAGPKNPTENRGFAYVDFATFEANVAAIALSETEWYRRKVLIKDAKSFEGRPEKKEEPAPVDLTNGAKSSTAATTATPASTSTKVFVGNLSFQVTEDDLREHFHKCGPIRWVKVATFEDTGKCKGYGWVNFETADAAQWAVKGFVKVKETIDTVEDFMDVDEKEEDKADDGTEKQAEEKDGNDEEKEEKPKKKAVPKEEPRVKTRKWWVNQLLGRTLKIELAEDDQTRYQKRFRGKGAAQRREQNGAGGEGVAEVKEKKVWVPMKERRMEAKGAKFHQDINVARLTGAVVAPAGKKTTFE; the protein is encoded by the coding sequence ATGGCATCCGAttcatcctctccaccctcctctcccgagGTCAAGAAAGACAAGACCTCCAAAAAGCGCAAGACCGACCTCACCGAAATCGAAGTCGACGTCAACCTCCCCgaacccccctccaaaaaggCCAAACGTCTTCTCAAAAAGGGCAAATCCCTTCCGGCAAAGCCCAAATCTGTCGACGAGGGCTCCAACTCTGACTCCGACACCCCCAAGACCGATAAGaccaaaaaggaaaagaaagaacgcTCCCCCTACGGCATCTGGATCGGCAACCTCCGCTTCACAGTCACAAAGCCAGAACTCAAACAGTGGTTCGTCGACAACTCGGGCGGCACCATCACTTTGGACGACATCACCCGCGTCCATctccccaccgccaaacCCACCTCGGCCCCCGGCGCCGGTCCGAAAAACCCCACCGAAAACCGCGGCTTTGCCTACGTCGATTTCGCCACCTTTGAAGCCAACGTCGCGGCCATTGCCCTCTCAGAAACGGAATGGTACCGCCGCAAAGTCCTCATCAAAGACGCCAAGTCTTTCGAGGGCCGTCCagaaaagaaggaagagcCCGCGCCTGTTGACCTCACGAATGGGGCTAAGTCATCTACCGCTGCTACCACCGCCACTCCAGCGAGCACATCAACCAAGGTCTTTGTGGGGAATCTATCCTTCCAGGTAACGGAGGATGATCTGAGGGAACACTTCCACAAGTGTGGGCCGATCAGATGGGTGAAGGTGGCTACGTTTGAGGATACGGGCAAGTGCAAGGGATACGGGTGGGTGAATTTTGAGACTGCGGACGCGGCGCAGTGGGCGGTAAAGGGGTttgtcaaggtcaaggagacGATCGACACGGTGGAGGATTTTATGGATgtggatgagaaggaggaggacaaggccGACGACGGCACGGAGAAGCAAGCGGAGGAAAAGGATGGCAATGAtgaggagaaagaggagaagcCAAAAAAGAAGGCTGTGCCAAAAGAGGAACCCAGAGTCAAGACGAGGAAATGGTGGGTTAATCAGCTGTTGGGCAGGACGCTCAAGATTGAGCTGGCGGAGGACGACCAGACGAGATACCAAAAGAGGTTCAGAGGGAAGGGCGCTGCCCAAAGGAGGGAGCAGaatggtgctggtggtgaaggtgttgcagaggtcaaggagaagaaggtgtggGTGCcgatgaaggagaggaggatggaggccAAGGGGGCCAAGTTCCACCAGGATATCAACGTGGCTAGGCTTACTGGTGCGGTTGTTGCGCCGGCGGGCAAGAAGACCACTTTCGAGTAG
- a CDS encoding uncharacterized protein (EggNog:ENOG503NXK8; COG:S) has translation MASKASSNLPSPPGETANGGNRRLGITVFSGGTAANNLVDLFNRIARPSSSSGTQTPTSSSASKTGSSDEVSRQRQLNYIIPISDNGGSSSELIRFVGGPSVGDIRSRLVRLIPTTPSNLTSSSKETSSLRNLFEHRLSPDPIAARGQWADIVESRSLLWAYIPNEKKELIRSVLNILNAEIVKRARPPNVFNFAGASVGNMFLTGARLLTGSFEAGIYLLRMICEIGGWVRVLPAVNSNHTHHISAGWVNGEMGERGVLTGQVAISHPSEPTSIPDEGLPPHHMGGGGMGRLLEVDDDEGNMPGSLPVLRRQNLKFSKEEEEDLPGGQGTRIERVWYINLYGHEIMPKANPEVVRELREGTEVVVYSVGSLYTSIVPSLILREVGEAIEKVGGIRKKVLILNSKLDRETRGMDASGFIKAIWRACVESRRPEDVELLEWRRVVTHLVFIDPEMVEEREMRKHMPQVDVEFLEKLGIHCAPVQGRAVGEGKARMMRYDEEELRETLERIIDM, from the exons ATGGCTTCTAAGGCGAGCTCGAATTTGCCGTCGCCTCCTGGGGAGACTGCCAATGGCGGCAACAGGAGGTTGGGGATCACTGTGTTTTCGGGAG GCACAGCAGCCAACAACCTAGTCGACCTCTTCAACAGAATCGCCCgcccatcatcctcttccggCACCCAgacccccacctcctcatccgccaGTAAGACTGGCTCCTCTGACGAAGTCAGCCGACAACGCCAGCTAAACTacatcatccccatctccgACAACGGCGGCTCATCCTCCGAACTCATCCGTTTTGTGGGAGGCCCCTCCGTAGGCGACATCCGCTCCCGCCTCGTCCGTctcatccccaccaccccctcaaacctcacctcctcctccaaagaaacctcctccctccgcaACCTGTTTGAACACCGCCTCTCGCCCGACCCCATCGCCGCGCGGGGTCAATGGGCCGATATCGTCGAGAGCCGCTCCCTACTATGGGCTTACATCCCCAACGAGAAAAAGGAGCTCATCCGTTCCGTGTTGAATATCCTGAATGCAGAAATCGTCAAGCGGGCAAGACCGCCGAATGTGTTCAACTTTGCCGGGGCGTCGGTGGGGAACATGTTCCTCACGGGAGCGAGGCTCTTGACGGGGAGTTTTGAGGCGGGGATTTACCTGCTGAGGATGATATGTGagattggggggtgggtgagggtgcTGCCGGCGGTGAACTCGAATCATACGCATCATATCAGTGCTGGGTGGGTTAacggggagatgggggagaggggggtgttgacCGGGCAGGTGGCTATTAGTCACCCTAGTGAGCCGACTAGCATTCCTGATGAGGGGTTGCCGCCGCATCAtatgggaggaggggggatggggaggttgttggaggttgatgatgatgaggggaaTATGCCGGGCAGTTTGCCTGTTTTGCGGAGGCAGAATTTGAAGTTTagcaaagaagaggaggaggatttaCCGGGGGGACAGGGGACGAGGATCGAGAGGGTTTGGTATATCAATTTGTATGGGCATGAGATTATGCCAAAGGCTAAcccggaggtggtgagggagctgagggaggggaccgaggtggtggtgtatagTGTGGGGAGTTTGTACACGAGCATTGTGCCGAGTTTGATattgagggaggtgggggaggcgaTTGAGAAGGTTGGGGGGATTAGGAAGAAGGTGTTGATTTTGAATAGCAAGTTGGACAGGGAGACGAGGGGGATGGATGCGAGTGGGTTTATCAAGGCGATTTGGAGGGCTTGTGTGGAGAGTCGGAGGCCGGAGGATGTGGAATTGTtggagtggaggagggtggtgacgCATTTGGTGTTTATTGATccggagatggtggaggagagggagatgaggaagCATATGCCACAGGTTGATGTGGAATTTCTGGAAAAGCTGGGGATTCACTGTGCTCCGGTTCAGGGGAGGGCAGTGGGAGAGGGTaaggcgaggatgatgaggtatgatgaggaggagttgagagAGACGTTGGAGAGGATTATCGATATGTGA
- the RAD52 gene encoding DNA repair protein rad52 (EggNog:ENOG503NXP6; COG:L; BUSCO:EOG09261PJZ): protein MPAPGDQHTSIVNPFEDQKPVINEFTAQQIATLQSRLDKQLGPEYLSVRAGPGGSKLHYITAEKVISLANEIFGFNGWSSSIQNFQIDFVDEDPKTLKVSLGLSVIVRVTLRDGTYHEDLGYGHIENCRGKAAAFEKAKKEGTTDALKRALRHFGNVLGNCIYDKEYLKKIGSIRAAPTKLNQDNLHRHPDFVKSTTGPVAAQAAAPPQPQPAAPAPAPAAAPAPAPAAAPVIPSSVSAESFEDFLGELDEADFMISEEGHPDEVLITNSASDTSTVSVSDKSMQPPTARPLARTGSAGTSQFSRPQQQPQTPNPMSRTNAFVGAGTQMNSNNNNGPRPSTGQFTSGNQFNQNRPSIQQNNNYNQPPRPPVAQNGASQTNGQNNNTANGSNNNYYNNNNNNNNNSNNNNNAAPAVAPAEVGFFSARAVKDIPEDALVAGQVTPFKAGMGFNPRAESPSIRKTPGIDHSTSKPLSRSGQHVPPAKTTETKPASGPVPRPGGTGVVPYQRPSIAGVTNPQLDSTRRIGVPGSGPGSPLANRNQYRPPTIKRPAPDAGNGNGQQQNGTREPLADGNKNAPIGQQANGGFPGPEAKRPRVA from the exons ATGCCTGC TCCCGGCGACCAGCACACGAGCATTGTCAACCCTTTCGAGGACCAGAAGCCCGTGATCAATGAGTTTACAGCTCAGCAAATAGCTACTCTCCAAAGCCGGCTCGACAAGCAACTGGGTCCCGAGTACCTCTCCGTCCGCGCAGGCCCCGGCGGTTCAAAGCTCCACTACATCACCGCCGAAAAGGTCATTTCCCTCGCCAACGAAATCTTTGGCTTCAATGGGTGGTCGTCCAGCATTCAGAACTTTCAGATCGACTTTGTCGACGAGGATCCCAAGACCTTGAAAGTAAGCCTCGGGCTTTCGGTCATTGTACGAGTGACGCTCCGCGATGGGACCTACCATGAGGACTTGGGATATGGTCACATCGAGAACTGCAGAGGAAAGGCGGCTGCGTTTgagaaggcaaagaaggaggggacgACTGATGCGCTCAAGCGGGCGTTGAGGCACTTTGGCAATGTGTTGGGGAACTGCATCTACGACAAGGAGTACCTGAAGAAAATCGGGAGTATAAGGGCGGCCCCGACAAAACTCAACCAAGACAACTTACATAGACACCCGGACTTTGTGAAGTCGACGACTGGGCCGGTTGCCGCAcaagctgctgctcctccacaacctcagCCTGCCGCACCGGCGCCCGCACCCGCAGCAGCCCCAGCTCCCGCTCCGGCCGCCGCACCGGTGATTCCATCTT CGGTTTCCGCCGAGTCGTTTGAGGATTTTCTTGGTGAGCTCGATGAGGCCGACTTTATGATTAGTGAAGAGGGTCACCCAGACGAGGTTCTTATCACCAACTCAGCATCCGATACAAGTACTGTTAGTGTCAGCGATAAGTCA ATGCAACCTCCAACAGCGAGGCCCCTTGCGAGAACTGGATCTGCTGGCACCAGTCAGTTCTCTCGgcctcaacagcaaccgCAGACCCCTAATCCGATGTCACGGACAAACGCCTTCGTTGGAGCGGGTACCCAGAtgaacagcaacaacaataatGGTCCACGGCCATCGACAGGGCAGTTCACCTCCGGGAACCAGTTCAACCAGAACCGGCCTTCCATCCAACAGAACAACAACTAcaaccaaccacctcgaCCTCCTGTGGCCCAAAATGGTGCTTCCCAGACCAACGGTCAGAACAACAACACTGCCAACGGCAGTAACAACAActactacaacaacaacaacaacaacaacaacaacagcaacaacaacaacaacgccgcTCCAGCTGTGGCCCCAGCGGAGGTTGGTTTCTTCTCGGCTCGGGCAGTGAAAGACATACCGGAAGACGCCCTCGTCGCTGGCCAGGTTACTCCCTTCAAGGCAGGAATGGGCTTCAACCCCCGTGCCGAAAGCCCTTCGATTCGCAAGACCCCCGGCATCGACCACAGCACATCCAAGCCCCTGTCAAGAAGCGGGCAGCATGTTCCCCCAGCCAAGACGACCGAAACCAAACCAGCTAGCGGCCCTGTACCACGACCAGGAGGCACGGGTGTTGTCCCATATCAACGTCCCAGCATCGCCGGAGTAACGAACCCTCAGTTAGACTCTACAAGACGGATCGGGGTACCTGGTTCAGGACCGGGTAGCCCGCTAGCGAACAGGAACCAGTACCGGCCGCCTACGATCAAGAGACCTGCCCCTGATGccgggaatgggaatgggcaACAGCAAAATGGCACGAGGGAGCCGTTAGCGGATGGGAATAAGAACGCGCCGATTGGGCAGCAGGCGAATGGGGGGTTTCCGGGGCCAGAGGCCAAGAGGCCGAGGGTTGCTTAG